One region of Populus trichocarpa isolate Nisqually-1 chromosome 4, P.trichocarpa_v4.1, whole genome shotgun sequence genomic DNA includes:
- the LOC18097857 gene encoding pentatricopeptide repeat-containing protein At2g15630, mitochondrial gives MKSHKLLNYQLLKHNHLKTGNTISHNTKIHRSHVVFFSTTPNPNTNNPQNQTLSPSIPTELTPRTILDLIHSSQWHFIKHLAHKITPSLISTALTSLHKTPDLAFQFVTHIGFGDLDIKSKCLAMAVISHAPNSKPSLQLLKETINSGVYSIREVFNELGVARGVLGIKTYVLYDLLIRACCELKRGDDAFECFDMMKGKGVIPHVHACNDMLSLFLKSNRTEKAWVLYAEMFRMRIKSSVVTFNIMINVLCKEGKLKKAKEFIGLMEALGIKPNVVTYNTIIHGYCSRGRVEGARMIFDLMKCRGVKPDSYTYGSFISGMCKEGKLEEASGMLEKMKEIGLRPTAVTYNTLIDGYCNKGNLEMAFDYRDKMVREGLMPTVSTYNMLIHALFLDCKMDEADGIIKEMSEKGLVPDSVTYNILINGYCRCGNVKKAFTLHDEMISKGIQPTRVTYTSLIYVLSKRGRMKQADDLFEKIVRKGIFPDLIMFNALIDGHCANGNMDRAFAMLKEMDQMKVVPDEVTFNTLMQGRCREGKVEAARELIEEMKSRGIKPDHISYNTLISGYSKRGDMKDAFRVRDEMLSIGFNPTLLTYNALIQGLCKNEEGDHAEQLLKEMISKGITPNDNTYLSLIEGIGNVEEFLGISNP, from the coding sequence ATGAAATCTCACAAACTGCTCAACTATCAACTCCTCAAACACAACCACCTGAAAACCGGCAACACCATTTCCCACAACACCAAAATACATCGCTCCCATGTAGTATTTTTCTCAACAACACCAAATCCAAACACTAATAATCCACAAAATCAAACTCTGTCTCCAAGCATTCCCACAGAGCTAACCCCACGAACAATACTTGATTTGATACATTCTTCTCAGTggcattttatcaaacaccttGCACACAAAATAACTCCTTCGCTAATTTCAACTGCTCTCACTAGTCTCCATAAAACCCCTGATTTAGCCTTCCAGTTTGTAACCCATATTGGATTCGGTGATCTTGATATCAAAAGCAAGTGTCTTGCTATGGCGGTAATCTCTCACGCACCAAACTCAAAACCCTCGCTGCAGCTCTTGAAAGAAACTATTAACAGTGGGGTTTATAGTATCAGGGAGGTTTTCAATGAGCTGGGAGTTGCAAGGGGCGTGTTAGGAATTAAAACTTACGTGCTTTATGATTTGTTGATAAGGGCTTGTTGTGAATTGAAGAGGGGTGATGATGCATTTGAGTGTTTCGATATGATGAAGGGAAAGGGTGTAATTCCTCACGTTCACGCATGTAATGATATgttgagtttgtttttaaagTCAAATAGGACGGAGAAGGCGTGGGTTCTGTATGCTGAGATGTTTAGGATGAGGATTAAATCGAGTGTTGTTACGtttaatataatgattaatGTGTTATGCAAGGAAGGGAAGTTGAAGAAGGCAAAGGAGTTTATTGGGTTAATGGAGGCCTTGGGGATTAAACCTAATGTTGTTACATATAATACGATAATTCATGGATATTGTTCAAGAGGAAGAGTTGAAGGTGCTCGTATGATTTTTGATTTAATGAAATGTAGGGGGGTTAAACCAGATTCGTACACGTATGGTTCATTTATTAGTGGGATGTGCAAGGAAGGAAAACTTGAGGAAGCATCTGGGATGCTTGAGAAGATGAAAGAAATTGGGTTGCGTCCAACTGCTGTGACTTATAATACTTTGATTGATGGGTATTGCAATAAAGGGAATTTGGAGATGGCTTTTGACTATAGGGATAAGATGGTGAGGGAGGGTTTAATGCCAACCGTTTCAACTTATAATAtgttgattcatgcattgtttttaGATTGTAAGATGGATGAAGCTGATGGTATTATAAAAGAGATGAGCGAGAAGGGGTTGGTTCCTGATTCTGTAACTTATAACATACTGATAAATGGATATTGCAGATGTGGGAATGTAAAGAAAGCATTTACCCTCCATGATGAAATGATAAGCAAAGGGATTCAGCCTACCCGTGTAACATATACTTCGCTGATTTATGTTTTGAGTAAACGGGGTAGAATGAAACAGGCTGATGACTTGTTTGAAAAGATAGTCCGGAAAGGCATTTTCCCAGATCTCATAATGTTCAATGCTTTGATTGACGGTCACTGTGCAAATGGGAATATGGACCGTGCATTTGCAATGCTGAAGGAGATGGATCAAATGAAAGTTGTTCCTGACGAAGTAACTTTCAATACCCTAATGCAAGGACGTTGCAGGGAGGGAAAAGTTGAAGCAGCTCGTGAGCTTATTGAAGAGATGAAGAGCAGGGGGATTAAACCTGACCATATTAGTTATAATACTCTAATAAGTGGGTATAGTAAGAGAGGTGATATGAAGGATGCCTTCAGAGTTCGAGATGAAATGTTGAGTATAGGATTCAACCCTACACTTCTCACCTACAATGCCCTGATACAAGGTTTATGCAAAAACGAGGAAGGAGATCATGCTGAACAGCTCCTTAAAGAAATGATTAGCAAAGGCATTACTCCTAATGATAACACTTATTTATCTTTGATCGAGGGGATAGGGAATGTTGAGGAATTTTTGGGAATCAGCAATCCATAG